The proteins below are encoded in one region of Amycolatopsis magusensis:
- a CDS encoding AfsR/SARP family transcriptional regulator, with protein sequence MTAISFRVLGPLEVIVSGRVLPLGGPKPRLLLATLLLQPNVAVSADTLIDVLWPERAPRSAAANIRTYVHALRRRLAEGSADVAERIQSRSAGYTLSADADELDATRFQELAARAQKMKPEKALALLTEADSLWRGEVLEDLPHSHTWGSTVARLNELRLSTQEQRLKTRVELGHHTDAIVELRGLLADHPLREELWEQLIIALDADGRNAEALRAYSQVEQVLLDELDTEPGPRLQGLHTRLLAANRHTGSRPVAPGPNPFPICQLPLDLPDFTGRAEVVGDLVGLLRQQRASGSPAIVVLSGAPGVGKSSIAVRVAHELRAEFPDGQLHLDLGGTSPSPRTPMEVLPEILRALGVPDPAMPRTLAERSALLRSRLSRRRMCLVLDDVGSAAQIRPLLPGAGACAVLITSRTRLPDLAGARPIDVEVLPDEDAIRLLAGIIGNDRVRAEPDSAAAILKACGYLPLAIRIVGAKLTHRPSWTLRMLADRLRNERRRLDELQVGDLAVHASVTLSYDMLPRGAAQAFRGLGLLGPVQFPTWAVAAVLDREEADGVLDVLVDAHLVELVSSDANGQPHYRLHDLLRVYAARQGEVDDSEDDRRAVLRRVLEGYLCLATSAVARMPLHFFGQHTVGGPDGWQVPDADEVVGDPLAWFDAERRTGVAAVALAAQWGLDDLAWRLTAAFTPYFDLRGHQADWQHTHAIALAAARRTGDLRGQAIVQRNLGQIHLYQDAYSDAVTGFQESYRLFQQVPDDRGAAIALAGLGSALRISGRREQALDPSLEALHLFQRAGDPHGEAVAKIAIGACWLAVDAFDEAERWFVEAYDLCALIGDRHREAHALKRIAVLHQRRGHLTEAREQVSRAIAIFEELGDDHCVGYANQNLGELCLQSGDLAYAQLLLVNSFSVHRRNGDRRSEAEVTDLLGRLHQALGQPERSRGYFERSLCIWRELAADNEAAAVAARMNGLPRLGPARKRRHIASA encoded by the coding sequence TTGACTGCGATCTCGTTTCGCGTACTGGGGCCGCTCGAGGTCATCGTGTCCGGCCGGGTGCTGCCGTTGGGTGGGCCCAAGCCGCGATTGCTGCTGGCCACGCTGCTGCTCCAGCCGAATGTGGCGGTCTCCGCGGACACGCTGATCGATGTGCTGTGGCCGGAAAGGGCACCTCGGTCCGCGGCCGCGAACATCCGCACCTACGTGCACGCCCTGCGCCGGCGCCTGGCCGAGGGTTCGGCCGATGTCGCCGAACGCATCCAGAGCCGGTCCGCCGGATACACCCTCAGCGCCGACGCGGACGAATTGGACGCCACCCGGTTCCAGGAACTGGCCGCCCGCGCGCAGAAAATGAAGCCCGAAAAGGCGCTGGCGCTGCTGACCGAGGCCGATTCGCTCTGGCGCGGCGAGGTGCTCGAAGACCTGCCGCACAGCCACACCTGGGGCTCCACCGTGGCGCGGCTCAACGAACTCCGGCTGTCCACCCAGGAACAGCGCCTCAAGACCCGCGTGGAACTGGGCCACCACACCGACGCCATCGTCGAACTGCGCGGCCTGCTCGCCGACCACCCGCTGCGCGAGGAACTGTGGGAGCAGTTGATCATCGCGCTCGACGCCGACGGGCGGAACGCCGAGGCGCTGCGGGCCTACTCCCAGGTCGAGCAGGTGCTGCTGGACGAGCTCGACACCGAGCCGGGTCCGCGGCTGCAGGGCCTGCACACCCGGCTGCTCGCGGCGAACCGGCACACCGGGTCGAGACCGGTGGCGCCCGGCCCCAACCCCTTCCCGATCTGCCAGCTGCCCTTGGACCTGCCCGACTTCACCGGCCGCGCCGAGGTGGTCGGTGACCTGGTCGGCCTGCTGCGGCAGCAGCGGGCCAGCGGCTCGCCCGCGATCGTGGTGCTCTCGGGCGCGCCGGGCGTCGGCAAGTCGTCCATCGCCGTGCGGGTGGCCCACGAACTCCGCGCCGAGTTCCCCGACGGGCAGTTGCACCTCGACCTCGGCGGCACCTCGCCGTCCCCGCGCACCCCGATGGAGGTGCTGCCGGAAATCCTGCGCGCGCTGGGCGTCCCGGACCCGGCCATGCCACGCACGCTGGCGGAACGTTCGGCGTTGCTGCGTTCGCGGTTGTCCCGTCGGCGCATGTGCCTGGTGCTCGACGACGTCGGCAGCGCCGCGCAGATCCGGCCGCTGCTGCCCGGCGCGGGGGCGTGCGCGGTGCTGATCACCAGCCGCACCCGGCTGCCGGACCTCGCGGGCGCGCGGCCGATCGACGTCGAGGTGCTGCCCGACGAGGACGCGATCCGGCTGCTCGCCGGCATCATCGGCAACGACCGCGTGCGCGCCGAACCGGACAGCGCCGCCGCGATCCTCAAGGCGTGCGGGTACCTGCCGCTGGCGATCAGGATCGTCGGCGCGAAGCTGACCCACCGGCCGTCGTGGACGCTGCGGATGCTGGCCGACCGGCTGCGCAACGAGCGGCGAAGGCTCGACGAGCTGCAGGTCGGGGATCTGGCCGTGCACGCCAGCGTGACCTTGAGCTACGACATGCTGCCCCGGGGCGCGGCGCAGGCGTTCCGCGGCCTCGGCCTGCTCGGGCCCGTCCAGTTCCCCACCTGGGCGGTGGCCGCGGTGCTCGACCGCGAAGAGGCCGACGGCGTGCTCGACGTGCTGGTCGACGCGCACCTGGTGGAACTGGTCAGCTCCGACGCCAACGGCCAGCCGCACTACCGCCTGCACGACCTGCTCCGGGTGTACGCGGCCAGGCAGGGCGAGGTGGACGACAGCGAGGACGACCGGCGGGCCGTGCTCCGGCGCGTGCTGGAGGGCTACCTCTGCCTGGCGACCAGCGCGGTCGCGCGGATGCCGCTGCACTTCTTCGGGCAGCACACGGTCGGCGGTCCCGACGGCTGGCAGGTGCCGGACGCCGACGAGGTGGTCGGTGACCCGCTCGCCTGGTTCGACGCCGAGCGGCGCACCGGGGTGGCGGCGGTGGCGCTGGCCGCCCAGTGGGGACTGGACGACCTGGCCTGGCGCCTGACCGCGGCGTTCACCCCGTACTTCGACCTGCGCGGGCACCAGGCCGACTGGCAGCACACGCACGCCATCGCGCTGGCCGCCGCGCGGCGCACCGGCGACCTGCGCGGGCAGGCCATCGTGCAGCGCAACCTCGGGCAGATCCACCTGTACCAGGACGCCTACTCCGACGCGGTCACCGGTTTCCAGGAGTCCTACCGGCTCTTCCAGCAGGTCCCGGACGATCGCGGCGCGGCCATCGCGCTGGCCGGGCTGGGCAGCGCGCTGCGCATCAGCGGGCGCCGCGAGCAGGCGCTGGACCCCAGCCTCGAAGCGCTCCACCTGTTCCAGCGCGCCGGTGACCCGCACGGCGAAGCGGTCGCGAAGATCGCGATCGGCGCGTGCTGGCTGGCGGTGGACGCCTTCGACGAGGCCGAGCGCTGGTTCGTCGAGGCGTACGACCTGTGCGCGCTGATCGGTGACCGGCACCGCGAGGCACACGCGCTCAAGCGCATCGCGGTGCTGCACCAGCGCCGCGGCCACCTCACCGAAGCACGCGAGCAGGTGAGCCGGGCGATCGCGATCTTCGAAGAACTCGGTGACGACCACTGCGTCGGCTACGCGAACCAGAACCTCGGCGAACTCTGCCTGCAGAGCGGCGATCTGGCCTACGCGCAACTGCTGCTGGTGAACTCGTTCAGCGTGCACCGCCGCAACGGGGACCGCCGGTCCGAGGCGGAGGTCACCGACCTGCTCGGCCGCCTGCACCAGGCGCTCGGGCAGCCGGAACGCTCACGCGGGTATTTCGAGCGCTCGCTGTGCATCTGGCGGGAGCTGGCCGCCGACAACGAGGCCGCCGCCGTCGCCGCGCGGATGAACGGCCTGCCGCGGCTGGGTCCGGCACGCAAGCGCAGGCACATCGCCTCGGCGTGA